From the genome of Geminocystis herdmanii PCC 6308, one region includes:
- the tadA gene encoding tRNA adenosine(34) deaminase TadA, whose protein sequence is MLELENHQYWMNEALILAKKAGDEGEIPVGAIVVDRANKIISSAYNQKEKTQDCTAHAEILAIRKACDKLGTWRLNECSLYVTLEPCPMCAGAIIHARLKTLIYGADDFKTGAIRTILNIPDSNASNHHLEVFAGIKETDCRNLLTSWFESRR, encoded by the coding sequence ATGTTAGAGTTAGAAAATCATCAATATTGGATGAATGAGGCGTTAATTTTGGCAAAAAAAGCAGGAGATGAAGGGGAAATCCCTGTAGGTGCGATCGTAGTCGATCGAGCTAACAAGATCATATCTTCGGCTTATAATCAAAAAGAAAAAACCCAAGATTGCACTGCCCATGCGGAAATATTAGCTATCCGTAAAGCCTGTGACAAGTTGGGTACTTGGCGTTTAAATGAATGTAGCTTATACGTTACCCTTGAGCCTTGCCCCATGTGTGCTGGAGCAATTATCCATGCCCGTCTGAAAACCTTAATTTATGGCGCAGATGACTTTAAAACAGGAGCGATTCGTACCATTTTAAATATTCCAGATAGTAACGCATCCAATCATCATTTAGAGGTTTTTGCAGGTATAAAAGAGACTGACTGTCGAAATTTATTGACATCATGGTTTGAATCTCGGCGCTGA
- the hepT gene encoding type VII toxin-antitoxin system HepT family RNase toxin — MRKIDSSIIIRKFEFQTTYLQQLEAHENISFNDFLADTLLQRAIERLIQLIADVALDVNRYLFKSLLIKQPEENAETFIKLGQLKIIDYDLARRLKESGKMRNLLVHLYEIIEPLFVHSAIKETLADYPLYQRQILNYLDTLENDNGGKF; from the coding sequence ATGAGAAAAATTGACTCTAGTATAATTATTCGTAAATTTGAGTTTCAAACTACTTATTTACAGCAGTTAGAAGCCCATGAAAATATATCTTTCAATGATTTTTTAGCAGATACTTTATTACAAAGAGCGATCGAACGTTTAATTCAATTAATAGCAGACGTTGCTTTAGATGTAAATCGTTATTTATTTAAGTCATTATTGATTAAACAACCAGAAGAAAATGCCGAAACTTTCATTAAATTAGGTCAACTAAAAATTATTGATTATGACTTAGCACGGAGATTAAAAGAGTCAGGAAAAATGAGAAATTTATTAGTTCATCTTTACGAAATAATTGAGCCTCTATTTGTTCATTCTGCTATTAAAGAAACTTTAGCAGATTATCCTTTATATCAAAGACAAATCTTAAACTATTTAGACACTTTAGAAAATGACAATGGAGGAAAATTTTAA
- a CDS encoding zinc ribbon domain-containing protein, with product MRRQLEYKTQWYGSKLIVADRFYPSSQLCSNCQNKQKMPLSKRVYECENCSLKIDSDLNASIHMELYPTTDSLSESKACEESNQLNGESIKDSPEAGSERPSHEEWGFTLMSKFEQVS from the coding sequence TTGAGAAGACAGTTAGAGTATAAAACACAATGGTATGGTTCAAAATTGATTGTTGCCGATCGATTTTATCCTTCATCTCAGTTATGTTCAAACTGTCAAAATAAACAAAAAATGCCTCTTTCAAAAAGAGTTTATGAGTGTGAAAATTGCAGTTTAAAGATCGATAGTGATTTGAATGCTAGTATTCATATGGAGTTATATCCAACTACCGATAGCTTGTCGGAAAGTAAAGCCTGTGAAGAGTCAAACCAACTTAATGGCGAGTCTATTAAGGATTCACCTGAAGCAGGAAGTGAACGTCCATCCCATGAAGAGTGGGGATTTACTCTCATGAGTAAATTTGAGCAAGTTTCATAG
- a CDS encoding 2OG-Fe(II) oxygenase, whose translation MNRFLVGDAVPWFQCQSSTNPKFNFNSIAGRYVVLTFFGSAGNEKAFKVLSFFRQQIRDKFNDSHLCFFGVSIDPQDIELKRVQDMIPGIRFFWDFDFQVSNLYGALQSSQDNIIGYAPFTLILDPSLRVIGNIPLVDADSHNRSIEQIIHQLPSVDDYAQVPLCAPILIVPRVFEPEFCRLLINLYNENGGNESGFMRERDGKTIGIQDHNFKKRKDYNIESEDVKTGIRQRLSRRLVPEIAKAYQFQVTRIERYIVACYDSNSGGFFRPHRDNTTNGTAHRRFAVTINLNAEEYEGGNLRFPEFGSKTYRAPTGGAVVFSCSLLHEATPVTKGTRYATLPFLYDDEGAKIREANQQFLANQVINLNKSKT comes from the coding sequence ATGAATAGATTTTTAGTGGGCGATGCTGTACCTTGGTTTCAGTGTCAAAGCTCAACTAATCCTAAGTTTAACTTCAATTCCATTGCCGGGCGTTATGTAGTACTAACTTTTTTCGGCTCGGCGGGTAACGAAAAAGCCTTTAAAGTTTTATCTTTTTTCCGTCAACAAATAAGAGATAAATTTAATGATAGTCATTTATGTTTTTTTGGTGTCAGTATCGATCCTCAAGATATTGAATTAAAACGTGTTCAAGACATGATCCCCGGTATTCGCTTTTTTTGGGATTTTGATTTTCAAGTTAGTAACCTTTATGGCGCATTACAATCGAGTCAAGATAATATCATTGGCTATGCTCCTTTTACCCTAATACTTGATCCTTCCTTGCGAGTCATTGGCAATATTCCCCTCGTCGATGCTGATAGCCATAATCGATCGATCGAACAAATCATCCATCAATTACCCTCAGTAGATGATTATGCACAAGTACCCTTATGCGCCCCGATACTAATAGTACCCCGGGTTTTTGAACCAGAATTTTGTCGATTATTGATTAACCTATATAACGAAAACGGTGGAAATGAATCGGGATTTATGCGAGAAAGAGACGGTAAAACCATCGGTATTCAGGATCATAACTTCAAAAAAAGAAAAGACTATAATATTGAATCAGAAGACGTTAAAACAGGCATAAGACAACGTTTGAGCCGAAGATTAGTGCCTGAAATTGCCAAAGCCTATCAATTTCAAGTGACTCGTATAGAAAGATATATTGTCGCTTGTTATGACAGCAACTCTGGAGGATTTTTCCGCCCTCACCGAGACAATACCACCAACGGAACAGCCCATCGCCGTTTTGCCGTAACTATTAATTTAAATGCAGAAGAATACGAAGGGGGAAATTTACGATTTCCTGAATTTGGCTCAAAAACCTATCGAGCGCCAACGGGAGGCGCAGTGGTTTTCTCCTGTTCTTTGCTCCATGAAGCGACACCTGTAACAAAAGGAACTCGCTATGCAACTTTGCCATTCTTATACGATGATGAAGGGGCAAAAATAAGAGAGGCGAATCAACAATTTTTGGCGAATCAAGTTATTAATCTCAATAAATCCAAAACCTAA
- the ftsH gene encoding ATP-dependent zinc metalloprotease FtsH — translation MASSLMLLQSLFVSNTTLAQQKKEVFNYSDLLRSIETGEVSKITIDPATNIANVYLEGATDNKPKEVKLFNQNPELIAKIRSKNIDFAVESSAASSAAMINLMQIGVLFLLILGLFILIKRSASSAAGAMNFGKSRARFQMEAATGIEFKDVAGIEEAKEELGEVVTFLKTPDKFTAVGAKIPRGVLLIGPPGTGKTLLAKAIAGEAQVPFFSISGSEFVEMFVGVGASRVRDLFRKAKENAPCLIFIDEIDAVGRQRGAGIGGGNDEREQTLNQLLTEMDGFEGNTGIIIIAATNRPDVLDSALLRPGRFDRQVMVDYPDMNGRLGILEVHGANKKIDGEVSLETIAQRTPGFSGADLANLLNEAAILTVRRRKDAITMAEIDAAIDRVIAGMEGTPLVDGKAKRLIAYHEVGHAIVGTFTKGHDPVEKVTLIPRGQARGLTWFTPDEEQGLISRSQLFARVTGLLGGRAAEDVVFGDGEITTGAGNDIERVTSLSRQMVTKFGMSDLGLMALEDDNQPIFLGNDSVNRSDYSQEIAEKIDKQIRSIVFQCYENAKQIILEHRSVIDQLVDLLIEKETIDGDLFRKIVENSTTKTLEISQVSLIK, via the coding sequence ATGGCTAGTAGTTTAATGTTGTTACAAAGTTTATTTGTGAGTAATACTACTTTGGCACAACAGAAAAAAGAAGTATTTAACTATTCAGATTTATTGAGAAGCATTGAAACAGGAGAAGTAAGCAAAATCACGATCGATCCTGCGACTAATATTGCTAATGTGTATTTAGAAGGAGCAACAGATAATAAACCAAAGGAAGTTAAACTTTTTAATCAAAATCCCGAATTAATCGCCAAAATTAGGTCAAAAAATATTGATTTTGCCGTAGAATCTTCGGCGGCTAGTAGTGCCGCAATGATTAATTTAATGCAGATAGGAGTGTTATTTTTATTAATTTTAGGCTTATTTATTTTAATCAAACGTTCCGCCAGTAGCGCAGCAGGAGCAATGAATTTTGGTAAATCTCGCGCTCGATTTCAAATGGAAGCCGCTACAGGCATTGAGTTTAAAGACGTGGCAGGTATTGAAGAAGCGAAAGAAGAATTAGGAGAAGTGGTGACTTTTCTGAAAACCCCTGATAAATTCACTGCCGTAGGTGCAAAAATCCCTAGGGGTGTCTTATTAATCGGTCCTCCGGGTACGGGTAAAACCCTTTTAGCTAAAGCGATTGCTGGAGAAGCACAAGTGCCATTTTTTAGTATTTCTGGTTCTGAATTTGTAGAAATGTTTGTGGGAGTGGGTGCTTCAAGAGTACGAGATTTATTCCGTAAAGCGAAGGAAAATGCTCCCTGTTTAATCTTTATCGATGAAATTGATGCGGTGGGCAGACAAAGAGGAGCGGGAATTGGGGGAGGTAATGATGAGAGGGAACAAACTTTAAATCAATTGCTCACGGAAATGGACGGTTTTGAGGGTAACACGGGCATTATTATCATTGCCGCCACTAATCGCCCTGATGTGTTGGATAGTGCCTTATTACGTCCGGGGAGGTTCGATCGACAGGTGATGGTGGATTATCCTGATATGAATGGGCGTTTAGGGATTCTTGAAGTACACGGAGCTAACAAAAAGATCGATGGAGAGGTATCTTTAGAAACCATTGCGCAACGTACCCCCGGTTTTAGTGGTGCAGATTTAGCTAACCTCTTAAATGAAGCGGCTATTTTAACGGTGAGAAGAAGAAAGGATGCCATCACCATGGCGGAAATTGATGCGGCGATCGATCGAGTAATTGCTGGTATGGAAGGCACACCGTTAGTGGATGGTAAGGCAAAAAGATTGATTGCCTATCATGAAGTTGGTCACGCTATTGTAGGGACATTTACCAAAGGACATGATCCCGTAGAAAAAGTTACCCTAATCCCCAGAGGACAAGCTAGAGGCTTAACTTGGTTTACTCCTGATGAAGAACAAGGTTTGATTTCTCGATCGCAACTCTTTGCTCGTGTTACAGGATTATTGGGGGGAAGAGCGGCGGAAGATGTGGTGTTTGGAGATGGAGAAATTACTACGGGGGCAGGAAATGACATCGAAAGAGTGACATCTTTAAGTCGTCAAATGGTGACAAAATTCGGAATGTCAGATTTAGGGCTTATGGCTTTAGAAGACGATAATCAACCTATTTTCTTAGGAAATGACTCCGTTAATCGATCGGATTATTCTCAAGAAATAGCGGAAAAAATTGATAAACAAATTCGCTCGATCGTTTTTCAATGTTATGAAAATGCTAAACAAATTATTTTAGAACATCGATCAGTTATCGATCAATTAGTGGATTTATTAATCGAAAAAGAAACCATAGACGGTGATTTATTCCGTAAAATAGTGGAAAATTCTACTACTAAAACCTTAGAAATCAGTCAAGTATCTTTGATAAAATAA
- the mntA gene encoding type VII toxin-antitoxin system MntA family adenylyltransferase antitoxin, with protein sequence MMNNQNTDIKTLQKLSQQIPQKMPYVKMLMLFGSRARGDIHEKSDWDFAILYNREIREKTFKDNPYGWFADSIDLNEIFELKTEHIDIVDLNSCSDFIAHYVARDGVLLYEKNKGEFNQFKQNKLKTEIEIQQLTNIMRKKVENFLVKRGV encoded by the coding sequence ATGATGAATAATCAAAATACTGACATTAAAACTTTGCAAAAATTATCCCAACAAATACCGCAAAAAATGCCCTATGTCAAAATGTTAATGTTATTTGGTTCAAGGGCAAGGGGTGATATTCACGAAAAAAGTGATTGGGATTTTGCTATTTTGTACAATCGAGAAATCAGAGAAAAAACTTTTAAAGATAACCCTTATGGTTGGTTTGCAGACTCTATTGATTTGAATGAAATTTTTGAGCTAAAAACTGAGCATATAGACATTGTGGATTTAAACAGTTGTTCTGATTTTATTGCCCATTATGTTGCTCGTGACGGTGTTCTTTTATACGAAAAAAATAAAGGAGAATTTAACCAATTTAAACAAAATAAATTAAAAACCGAAATAGAGATTCAACAATTAACTAATATCATGAGAAAGAAAGTAGAAAATTTTTTAGTCAAAAGAGGAGTATGA
- a CDS encoding inorganic diphosphatase, which yields MDLSRIPAQPKAGIINVLIEIPGGSKNKYEFDKDMNAFILDRVLFSSVKYPYDYGFVPNTLADDGDPLDGMVMMDEPTFPGCVIASRPICMLEMIDGGDRDEKILCVPAEDPRYDHVKSMKDVAPHILDEIAEFFRSYKNLEKKETNILGWKDIDQVAPLVEECVKAYK from the coding sequence ATGGATTTATCGAGAATTCCTGCTCAACCTAAAGCTGGTATTATTAATGTTTTAATTGAGATACCCGGTGGCAGTAAGAATAAATATGAGTTTGATAAGGATATGAATGCTTTTATCCTCGATCGAGTCTTATTTTCTTCAGTAAAATATCCCTATGATTACGGTTTTGTACCCAATACTTTAGCCGATGATGGTGATCCTCTTGATGGTATGGTAATGATGGATGAGCCTACTTTTCCCGGTTGCGTTATTGCCTCTCGTCCTATCTGTATGTTAGAAATGATTGATGGGGGCGATCGAGATGAGAAAATATTATGTGTACCTGCGGAAGACCCGCGCTATGATCATGTTAAATCCATGAAAGATGTTGCACCTCATATCTTAGACGAGATTGCTGAATTTTTCCGTAGCTACAAAAACCTAGAGAAAAAAGAAACTAATATTTTAGGTTGGAAAGATATTGATCAAGTTGCTCCTTTAGTGGAAGAATGCGTTAAAGCCTATAAATAA
- a CDS encoding sugar transferase, whose translation MTANSQLVSAKVIQNLARRGLVNISRVPSREQKIRLTKAFFKRTFDIVFSASVLVVFSPLYLILAILIAISSPGPIFYAQERVGKNFKHFKCIKFRTMVVDADRVLQDMLDKCPEKRQEFEDNFKLKDDPRITWIGKFLRISSLDEFPQFFNVLKGDMSVVGPRPLVPDELHKYGSKMDKVLTINPGLTGLWQVSGRNDIPYPQRVLIDVYYVNHHNWFLDIWIILKTIGVVLFPENNGAY comes from the coding sequence ATGACAGCAAATAGCCAACTGGTATCAGCCAAAGTAATTCAGAATTTGGCAAGACGAGGTTTAGTAAATATATCTCGTGTGCCAAGTAGAGAACAAAAAATTAGACTTACCAAAGCATTTTTTAAACGAACCTTTGATATTGTATTCTCAGCTTCCGTATTAGTGGTTTTCTCGCCACTATATCTGATTTTAGCAATCTTAATCGCTATTAGTTCCCCCGGACCTATTTTTTATGCTCAGGAAAGGGTAGGGAAAAACTTTAAACATTTTAAATGTATCAAGTTTAGGACAATGGTAGTTGATGCCGATCGAGTCTTACAAGATATGCTAGATAAGTGTCCAGAAAAACGTCAAGAATTTGAAGATAATTTTAAACTAAAAGATGATCCACGCATTACATGGATTGGTAAATTTCTCCGAATTAGTAGTTTAGATGAATTTCCTCAGTTCTTCAATGTTCTTAAAGGTGACATGAGTGTAGTAGGTCCTCGTCCTCTTGTGCCTGATGAATTACATAAATACGGCAGTAAAATGGATAAGGTGTTAACCATCAACCCCGGTTTAACAGGATTATGGCAAGTATCAGGAAGAAATGATATTCCCTATCCTCAGCGTGTTTTAATCGATGTTTATTACGTCAATCATCATAACTGGTTTTTGGATATATGGATTATATTAAAAACTATTGGTGTTGTTCTTTTTCCTGAAAATAATGGAGCATATTAA
- a CDS encoding ABC transporter ATP-binding protein, which translates to MVNTSRLKKLISYLKPHLDKLYWGTSALFVVNIIGVYIPWLIRDIFDDLQENFAIEKVIGYVIILFILACIMWAIRMWSRVLIFGIGRQVEFDLKQIIFEHLLKLEPAYFSVNSSGDLINRATSDVDNIRRLVGFAILSLINTIFAYALTLPAMLLINVNLSLMALTIYPLMLFTVQLFSDKLRLDQLEVQEKLSDVSELIQEDMSGIALIKIYGQEDNERKAFAKKNNGLLKANLKLAQTRNLLFPVIQGIANISLLILLWFGTSDIEKGLITVGDFIALIIYVERLVFPTALLGFTITTYQRGEVSLDRISAITNVEPKIKNNPDSVNLSREEIKGEIRAVNLNYRYPNSKNSALNNLSFTIKAGELVAIVGLIGSGKSTLANAIPRLLDIEAGQLFLDGIDITTINLTDLRKSIAYVPQDSFLFSTTIRNNIAYSNPIADMMEIENAAKQAQIHPEIMIFPKQYDTLVGERGISLSGGQRQRSSLARALFADAPVLILDDALSSVDNKTATQILENLQQEKGKTTIFITHQLSAVQNADRIFVMEDGKIVQSGNHNELFNQEGLYKSLWQKHQLEEILS; encoded by the coding sequence ATGGTTAATACCTCACGGCTGAAAAAATTAATCTCCTATTTAAAACCTCATCTTGATAAGTTGTATTGGGGTACTTCGGCTTTATTTGTTGTTAATATTATTGGGGTTTATATTCCTTGGTTAATTAGGGATATTTTTGATGATTTACAAGAAAATTTTGCGATCGAAAAAGTGATTGGTTATGTCATTATTTTATTTATTTTAGCCTGTATAATGTGGGCAATTAGGATGTGGTCGAGGGTGTTAATTTTTGGCATTGGGCGACAGGTAGAATTTGATTTAAAACAAATTATTTTTGAGCATTTATTAAAGTTAGAACCTGCTTATTTTAGTGTTAATAGTTCTGGGGATTTAATTAATCGTGCCACCAGCGATGTGGACAATATTCGCCGTCTAGTGGGGTTTGCTATTCTTAGTTTAATTAATACTATTTTTGCCTATGCTTTAACTTTACCAGCAATGCTTTTAATTAATGTAAATTTAAGTTTAATGGCGTTGACTATTTATCCTTTAATGTTGTTCACAGTTCAGTTATTTAGCGATAAATTAAGGCTTGATCAATTAGAAGTACAAGAAAAATTGTCGGATGTTAGTGAGTTAATTCAAGAGGATATGAGCGGTATTGCTCTAATTAAAATTTATGGGCAAGAGGATAACGAAAGAAAAGCTTTTGCTAAAAAAAATAATGGGTTATTAAAGGCTAATTTAAAGTTAGCTCAAACTCGTAATTTATTATTTCCTGTTATTCAGGGTATCGCTAATATTAGTCTTTTAATTTTACTCTGGTTTGGTACTAGCGACATTGAAAAAGGTTTAATTACTGTGGGGGATTTTATCGCTTTAATTATTTATGTGGAAAGATTAGTTTTTCCTACAGCTTTATTAGGTTTTACCATCACTACTTATCAACGAGGAGAGGTAAGTCTCGATCGAATTTCTGCTATAACTAATGTTGAACCAAAAATCAAAAATAACCCTGATTCTGTTAATTTATCTAGGGAAGAAATTAAGGGAGAAATTAGGGCAGTAAATCTTAATTATCGTTATCCTAATAGTAAAAATTCTGCTTTAAATAATCTCAGTTTTACCATCAAAGCAGGGGAATTAGTAGCGATTGTGGGCTTAATTGGTTCGGGAAAATCCACCCTTGCTAATGCGATTCCTCGTTTATTGGATATTGAGGCAGGGCAATTATTTTTAGACGGCATCGATATTACTACCATTAATTTAACAGATTTACGCAAATCCATCGCCTATGTACCGCAGGATAGTTTCCTCTTTTCTACTACGATTAGAAATAATATTGCCTACAGCAACCCTATAGCAGATATGATGGAGATTGAAAATGCGGCAAAACAAGCGCAAATTCACCCAGAAATTATGATTTTTCCCAAACAATATGATACTTTAGTGGGAGAACGAGGAATAAGTCTTTCTGGTGGGCAAAGACAACGTAGTTCGTTAGCAAGGGCTTTATTTGCGGATGCACCTGTGTTAATCTTAGATGATGCGCTTTCTAGTGTGGACAATAAAACCGCTACTCAAATCTTAGAAAATCTACAACAAGAAAAGGGTAAAACAACTATTTTCATTACCCATCAATTATCGGCGGTACAAAATGCCGATCGAATTTTTGTCATGGAAGATGGTAAAATTGTTCAATCTGGCAATCATAATGAATTATTCAACCAAGAAGGTTTATATAAATCCCTTTGGCAGAAACATCAACTAGAAGAAATTTTAAGTTAG
- a CDS encoding winged helix-turn-helix domain-containing protein, whose protein sequence is MLTLDLPSINVRERIQSSSRILLIEDEELIRNMIALNLEEEGYEVIKTSNGREALNILERQQLPSSEDNIDMVILDLMLPEVNGLDICRLLRYRGNMIPILILSAKAAETDRVLGLEVGADDYLTKPFSMRELVARCRALIRRNSFNNVTPESVRQYKDITLFSDECRVIVRGEEVNLSPKEFRLLELFMTYPKRVWDREQLIENIWGADFLGDTKTVDVHIRWLREKLEKDPSNPEYLITVRGFGYRFG, encoded by the coding sequence ATGTTGACTCTGGACTTACCGAGTATCAATGTCCGTGAAAGAATACAATCATCGAGTCGTATTCTATTGATTGAAGATGAAGAATTGATCAGGAATATGATTGCCTTAAATCTGGAGGAGGAAGGATATGAGGTAATCAAAACCAGTAACGGTAGAGAGGCATTAAACATCCTTGAGCGTCAGCAATTGCCAAGCTCAGAGGATAATATTGATATGGTTATTTTGGATTTGATGTTACCCGAAGTTAACGGTTTAGATATTTGTCGTTTACTCCGTTATCGTGGCAATATGATCCCTATTTTAATTTTAAGCGCAAAAGCGGCAGAGACCGATCGAGTTTTAGGATTAGAGGTTGGTGCTGATGACTACTTAACAAAACCCTTTAGTATGAGGGAATTAGTCGCCCGTTGTCGAGCCTTAATACGCCGTAATTCCTTTAACAATGTTACCCCAGAATCTGTCCGCCAATATAAAGATATTACCCTATTTTCCGATGAATGTAGAGTTATCGTCAGAGGGGAGGAAGTTAACTTGTCACCTAAAGAGTTTCGTTTATTGGAGCTATTTATGACCTATCCTAAAAGGGTATGGGATAGAGAGCAATTAATTGAAAATATTTGGGGCGCAGACTTTTTAGGGGATACTAAAACCGTTGATGTGCATATTCGTTGGCTACGGGAAAAACTAGAGAAAGACCCTAGTAATCCTGAGTACTTAATCACTGTACGGGGATTTGGTTACAGATTTGGTTAA
- a CDS encoding MOSC domain-containing protein, whose translation MKISHLFIYPIKSCQGISLTKAQITVKGLKNFYQPAFFDREFMLVDENGKFLTQRQYPNMATIKVEIQDKKIYLSTKNNNLKDFELTPLESNQEISVNIWRDTTIAIDQGDEVAKWLNQALNLEKSCRLVRQSSQYIRAINHEYSTAKNQPVSFADGFPYLLTNTASLADLNHRLKVKYDDDFPLIKMGRFRSNIVVETSEPFIEDTWQKITINNVSFQVVKPCSRCVITTTDQYTGKLDRTKEPLLTLSTFRNTPDGIMFGQNMIPDTEGIISIGDIISSKI comes from the coding sequence ATGAAAATTAGTCATCTTTTTATCTATCCCATTAAATCTTGTCAAGGAATTAGTTTAACAAAAGCACAAATTACTGTTAAAGGTTTAAAAAACTTCTATCAACCTGCTTTTTTTGATAGAGAGTTTATGTTAGTCGATGAAAATGGGAAATTTTTAACTCAAAGACAATACCCCAATATGGCAACTATCAAAGTTGAGATTCAAGACAAAAAAATCTATTTATCTACTAAGAATAATAACTTAAAAGATTTTGAATTAACCCCCCTAGAAAGTAATCAAGAAATCTCTGTTAATATTTGGAGAGATACAACCATAGCGATCGATCAAGGGGATGAAGTAGCAAAGTGGTTGAACCAAGCCTTAAACTTAGAAAAATCCTGTCGTTTAGTCAGACAATCTTCTCAATATATTCGGGCAATTAACCATGAATATAGTACGGCAAAAAATCAACCCGTTAGTTTTGCTGATGGTTTTCCTTACCTATTAACAAATACTGCCTCTTTAGCTGATTTAAATCATCGTTTAAAAGTAAAATATGATGATGATTTCCCCTTAATAAAAATGGGACGTTTTCGATCGAATATAGTCGTAGAAACATCCGAACCTTTTATCGAAGATACATGGCAAAAAATCACCATTAATAATGTTAGTTTTCAAGTAGTCAAACCTTGTAGCCGTTGTGTGATTACAACTACCGATCAATATACAGGTAAGCTCGATCGAACAAAAGAACCACTATTAACTTTAAGCACTTTTCGTAACACCCCAGATGGTATAATGTTTGGTCAAAATATGATACCTGATACCGAAGGAATTATCTCCATTGGAGACATAATTTCGAGCAAAATATGA